The following proteins come from a genomic window of Anopheles ziemanni chromosome 3, idAnoZiCoDA_A2_x.2, whole genome shotgun sequence:
- the LOC131289476 gene encoding uncharacterized protein LOC131289476, with protein sequence MADYDWTDHHRQQVLQGRQILERTSASLARSNQIAIETEHTGLEVISELEVQRETLLRSQRRLESANEDLSKSGAILRAMKRNVLYNKLILILIIVMEVVILGGIIALKFL encoded by the exons ATGGCTGATTACGACTGGACCGACCATCATCGGCAGCAGGTGCTGCAAGGACGGCAAATATTGGAAAGAACTTCCGCTAGCCTGGCCCGCTCCAATCAAATTGCTATCGAAACCGAACACACTGGTCTTGAG GTCATTTCGGAGCTGGAAGTGCAGCGAGAAACTCTGCTCCGCAGCCAGCGTCGGCTGGAAAGTGCCAACGAAGATTTAAGCAAATCTGGTGCCATACTGCGCGCCATGAAGAGGAACGTCCTGTACAATAAGCTCATTCTAATCCTCATAATCGTGATGGAAGTTGTGATTCTGGGCGGAATTATCGCGCTGAAATTCTTGTAA
- the LOC131284588 gene encoding protein suppressor of hairy wing-like translates to MPVDVTQGMAQRVAFGKKKAGKMLVNVHMNADDEIDVVPIDAIVSENKVLDDEDSDGDSTESLDSDPELVQTKDGRLVLSRSSKNCPKCKKPLKTSAELAAHRPKCPGTLDKVTEVILKEKKAAKHANPSEEFSKYCNPNPENPCYCCGEDVSTAHVGHIRCQFCPKSFKAFEYLDRHISSVHAESDDFPCEFCNAKCPSAEILAEHQKIHSEGKPHSCTICGKEFTRRYHLDRHAKHSNCGSDQKFHLPCEVCGKEFTRVDNLREHLRTHLGQTGRKRDYQCPYCPKSFYGSSLLNIHIRTHTGEKPFPCDLCPKSFPSSGALRKHRRKHTGERPYKCDDCSATFSARETLNRHRKRHTGDKPHECKECGKRFIQATQLRTHMFVHTGTASYKCKECDQAFPRSSKLNEHIKYEHRGEQPFECNECGKRFLDRAELNRHMAVHMTQKEFQCHCGNSYTRKASLKAHMKTHSSEEPVTCKICTKTFIRTDCLLRHMKKQHAEAVEELIQCTEKRKEEELQVPSPATVEINGEVFEITTMGESTKQPKFVLPDPNAGRVMEVYELPPIVVPEAVTSPDEPVEYELVPIAEETEVEIYSQEEALDDLSPGNSEGVEILPTIKESSPKTKPDPEKTNKEASSSGKNVDGANSASVKILKPKLAQEPSPAHEPSPIQEPKLAAKIERAREKRSTPSNKSDKLPTEPPKPTPVEEKAKEIKPKSPKVAKELVDGVKEPVKRRKTREPKTATGAKRSRTETDDSIPIFLSDEMLSEKIAELLLMLVGEEMLQEFGWPETPVEDLLCQVILRCGHRPTKGEEAGDNTTRMRENTKILFSVTMDEEDIKPLLNNHTVDEVIMHVLKSK, encoded by the exons GTTGACGTCACGCAAGGGATGGCGCAAAGAGTGGCTTTCGGCAAGAAGAAAGCGGGCAAAATGCTCGTCAACGTCCACATGAATGCCGATGATGAGATTGATGTGGTGCCTATTGATGCCATTGTTTCAGAAAATAAAGTACTGGACGATGAGGATAGCGATGGAGACTCGACGGAAAGTCTTGACTCGGACCCGGAACTCGTGCAAACGAAGGATGGTCGGCTGGTGCTGTCACGGTCCAGTAAAAATTGTCCCAAATGCAAAAAACCTCTTAAAACATCGGCG GAGCTGGCAGCCCACCGACCGAAATGTCCGGGGACGCTTGATAAAGTGACCGAGGTGATactgaaggagaaaaaagcgGCAAAGCACGCAAATCCTAGTGAAGAGTTTAGCAAGTACTGTAACCCGAACCCGGAGAACCCTTGCTATTGTTGCGGCGAGGACGTCAGTACTGCGCACGTTGGCCACATCCGGTGCCAGTTTTGCCCGAAATCGTTTAAAGCGTTCGAGTATCTCGATCGGCACATCAGCTCGGTCCACGCCGAGTCGGACGATTTTCCGTGCGAATTCTGCAACGCCAAGTGTCCCTCAGCCGAGATTCTGGCGGAGCACCAGAAGATTCACAGCGAGGGTAAGCCGCACTCGTGCACCATCTGCGGGAAGGAGTTTACCCGCCGCTACCATCTGGATCGCCATGCGAAACACTCCAACTGTGGCAGCGACCAGAAGTTCCATCTGCCGTGCGAGGTATGCGGAAAGGAATTCACCCGTGTGGACAATCTGCGCGAACATCTGCGCACGCACCTCGGCCAGACGGGCCGCAAGCGGGACTATCAGTGTCCATACTGTCCAAAGTCTTTTTACGGTTCGTCGCTGCTGAACATTCACATCCGGACACACACGGGCGAAAAGCCGTTCCCGTGCGATCTATGCCCGAAATCGTTCCCGTCGTCCGGCGCACTGCGTAAGCATCGGCGCAAGCACACGGGTGAACGGCCGTACAAGTGCGATGACTGTTCGGCTACATTTTCCGCGCGGGAAACGCTCAACCGCCACCGGAAGAGGCACACCGGTGATAAGCCGCACGAGTGCAAGGAGTGCGGTAAGCGTTTCATCCAGGCGACGCAGCTCCGTACGCATATGTTCGTTCACACCGGGACCGCCTCGTACAAGTGCAAGGAGTGTGACCAGGCATTCCCTCGGAGCAGTAAGCTTAACGAGCACATCAAGTACGAACATCGAGGCGAGCAACCGTTCGAGTGTAACGAGTGCGGGAAGCGTTTCCTTGACCGGGCAGAGCTGAATCGGCATATGGCGGTGCATATGACCCAGAAGG AGTTCCAGTGCCACTGCGGTAATTCGTACACAAGGAAAGCTTCACTGAAGGCGCACATGAAAACGCATAGCTCGGAAGAACCGGTAACCTGCAAGATTTGCACGAAAACATTTATCAGAACGGATTGCCTGTTGCGTCACATGAAGAAACAACACGC GGAAGCCGTCGAAGAACTTATTCAATGCACGGAGAAGCGTAAAGAGGAAGAACTGCAAGTGCCGAGCCCGGCGACGGTAGAAATCAACGGTGAGGTGTTCGAAATCACGACCATGGGAGAGTCTACCAAACAACCTAAGTTTGTACTGCCCGATCCAAACGCTGGCCGAGTGATGGAGGTGTATGAGCTTCCACCCATAGTGGTTCCCGAGGCAGTAACGTCTCCAGATGAACCAGTGGAATACGAGCTGGTTCCAATTGCTGAGGAAACGGAAGTCGAGATCTATAGCCAGGAGGAGGCGCTTGACGACTTATCTCCGGGTAATAGTGAGGGCGTGGAGATATTGCCAACTATCAAAGAGAGCTCCCCGAAGACCAAACCGGATCCCGAGAAGACAAATAAAGAAGCTTCATCGAGTGGAAAGAATGTGGATGGAGCGAATAGTGCTTCAGTTAAAATATTGAAGCCGAAACTGGCACAAGAGCCTAGTCCGGCACATGAGCCAAGTCCGATACAAGAGCCTAAACTGGCAGCTAAAATTGAAAGAGCTAGAGAAAAACGTTCTACACCTTCAAATAAATCTGATAAGCTTCCTACGGAACCCCCAAAACCAACGCCGGTTGAAGAGAaggcaaaggaaatcaaaccaAAATCACCGAAAGTCGCAAAGGAATTGGTGGATGGCGTGAAGGAACCGGTGAAACGTCGGAAAACACGTGAACCGAAGACCGCGACCGGAGCAAAGAGAAGTCGCACGGAAACGGATGATAGTATTCCGATTTTCTTGAGCGACGAAATGCTGTCGGAGAAAATTGCCGAGCTGTTACTGATGTTGGTGGGAGAAGAGATGCTGCAAGAGTTTGGCTGGCCTGAGACGCCGGTGGAGGATCTGCTCTGCCAGGTGATTCTACGCTGCGGTCATCGGCCAACGAAAGGCGAAGAAGCTGGAGACAATACGACGCGAATGCGTGAGAATACGAAAATCCTTTTCTCCGTTACAATGGACGAGGAGGATATAAAGCCGTTGCTAAACAATCATACCGTAGATGAGGTTATTATGCATGTGCTGAAGAGTAAATGA